A segment of the Candidatus Pelagisphaera phototrophica genome:
GATCTCGAAGATATGATCAACGAAAAGAGGCGGAAGCTGCGAAAACGTTCTGTCAATCGGATGACCAATAATAGTGCAGAGGTGCACTCTGAGCTCATCTATATTGAGATTGTGAACAATTTCGAACGTATCGCAAATCATTCGAAAAACATCATTCAGTCATTGCCGAAAGAGACAACCTAGCTACTGAAGGGAGAAACGCTAAGATTATCCTTTGCTAGCTTAGCGACAAGACGTCCTTCATCACCTCGACCGAGGCCAGCTTGCCCGCCATGGCTCGATAGGCCTGAATGATTTGACGGGGCAATCCATAACGACGAAATCGAATTTCCAATGATGCAGAATCGAACCGAAAAACCGGTTCCAGTCCTTCGATCCGAGTTTCGCAATACTCGCAGGTAGATGGGTAGTCTACCGTTACTTCGCTCCCTTTGCAGTCTTCGATTCCGTCTATCATAGACTCCACGGAAACGTCGCGCCTGAACAGGCAGCACATTCGCTCGAACAGCGGCCCTGTCGCTTGATTGAAAGACTCGCACTCGAGCAACTCTAGGCCGCTCGCGTTCATAAGCTCCGTTTCGACTAGGTAACTGTCCGGACTGTCTTGATTCAACGAATACCGCCGCTCCAGAATGAAATCCTTGCTCTCGATCCGAGCTACCCCTCCCTCAACGAGGGACGAAATGTCTTTCCGCCTATAATCCATCGCCTCTCTATAAGCGGCGAAAAGCGATTCGCTCCATTCCACTAGTTCCGGCTCCGCAAGTCGTGCCAGGAACTGCTGGGCCCGATCGCTGGCGTACTTCGGCACGGTGTGCCGGGATTTGTCGAAACCATCGAAACGCTTCACCATGCCTTGGTGCTCCCCTACTAGGGTAAGTTGGCTGATAAGCCTTTTGTCAGCAACTTTCTCAGTTTCGTCCATCGAGATTGCAGGAGATGCCGGCAGATACTTGACACTACTCAGCGACACGCAAGCCTCTGTTCCCATGCCGATGCCAGAGAAAGCCCTTACCTTTCAATCCTTGGCACCTCGACGCGTACTTGTCACCGGCGCAAGTGGATTTCTCGGCGGGAATCTCATTCAACGGCTTCTAGATCAAGGTTGCGCGGTAAAAGGGCTCTGCCGACGACCTCAGCCTAAACTGGAAGCGCTCGGAGTAAAAATGTTCTATGTCGATCTGGCTGACGCAAAATCGGTTCGAAACGCATGCCAAGAAGCCGATACCGTGTTTCATACCGCGGCTAAAGTTGGCATCTGGGGAGAGTACCGTGAGTTTCATGATGCGAACGTAATTGGAACCCAGTCGATCGTTAACGGGTGCCGCGACTTTGAAGTAAGCAAACTGATCTATACCAGTACTCCGAGTGTCGTTTTTAATGCCGAGGCTATTTCAGGAGCCAATGAATCGTTGCCCTATGGCGATGGCATTCCCTGTCATTATCCAACGACGAAAGTAATCGCGGAAAAAGCGGTCCTCGCCGCACACGGGCTTCCTCCAGGGAACCTCAAGACAGTCGCCCTCCGACCCCATCTCATCTGGGGCCCAGGAGACCCAAATCTTATACCTCGAGTACTGGATCGAGGAAGAAAAGGGAAGCTGCGCATTGTTGGGGAGGGGAACAATCGAGTCGACCTGAGCTACATCGACAATATCGTCGATGCCCACCTCTCCGCGGAGGCGGCCCTTGACAAACTCGAAAACAACCCAGGGGGGAAAGCGTATTTCATAAGTAATGACGAACCCGTTCTACTCTGGGAATGGATCAATGGTCTTCTGAACCGAAACGGTATTTCCACAATAAAAAAGAAGATCAGCCTCGCCCAAGCTCAAAGAGCGGGAGCGGTATTGGAACTGATATGGAAAGCGCTACGCCTGCGTGGGGAACCCCCGATGACCCGGTTCGTCGCTTCGGAGCTAGCCAAAGACCATTGGTTCGATATCGCGGCGGCCAAACGCGACCTCGACTATCATCCACGTGTTTCCATGGCAGAAGGGATGAACCGACTCCTAAAAGCCAGCGCCCTCGCATCAGACTAACGATAAAGCCAAATTTAAGATGGAACAGACCCTATATCTCGTTCGGCACGCCCACGCTGGAGCCTTTCAGCCTGATTCCGAGCGTCCCCTCAGCGTTAAAGGTAAGAAACAGATTGAAAGAATATCTAGTGCCCTCCGAGAGAAAGGACTTATCGAGCCTTCAGCCATATGGCACAGTCCGTACCTTCGAGCGATTGAGACGGCAACCCTGCTCCACGAGGGTCTCGGGCTTTCAGTGGGATTGGAAACCATTGACGGAATCACTCCTTTCGACGACCCATCAAAGATTGCTGAATGCATCGACCCGTCCAACGAAGATATCATGGTGGTCGGTCACGAGCCGAACCTATCAAGCCTCGCATCTCTTCTCCTTTCAGGATCGCAATCTTTCCAATGTATCGTTTTTCCCAAGACATCGATTCTGAGTTTGACTCGACTCAAGGTCAGCGACCAATCCACTCCCTGGCAAATCAACTGGCATATTAGCCATAGACACTTCAAGTAGCAGATTTGTATGAAAATTATCCTGACAGGAGCTTCGGGATTGCTAGGGCACGCGTTCGCTCAAGCCGCAAAACGGCGCAAGCATGAAGTTATCGGCATCGTAGGATCTTATGCCGTGCCAATCGCTGGACTGAGTCAGCAGAAGGCAATAGACCTCAATGATCTCGCCGTACTTGAGCGTTTCGTTTTGGAGCAATTCCCCGATGCGATTGTGAATTGCGCGGCAATGTCTATTCCCGCCTTATGCGAATCCGATCCCAGCGCGAGCGAACGTATCAATGTTCTCGTTCCCGAAAAGCTGGCTTTGCTTTCCCGGCATTTGTTTGCTCGGTTTATCCATATTTCTACAGATCAGGTATTCGATGGAGCTTCCGTGCCTTACTTCATTGGAGATCCTCCCAACCCTTCCAGTATCTACTCGATGCATAAAGCGGAGTCAGAAAAGCGAGCCCTAGACATGGCATCCGAATTCGCATCTATTATTAGAATACCTATTCTCAATGGAAACAGCCCACGTGGAAATCGAAGCCTGCACGAGCAACTTATTGCCGCCTGGAGTCGAGGCGAGAAAGCCCACCTGTTTACAGACGAGTATCGCCAACCTTGTCTTTCCGATAACTTGGCCGACGCCATGGTCGAACTGTGTGAACGCAATGACCTCCAAGGCCTTCTTCATTGGGCTGGAGCCGACCCGCTCTCTCGTTTTGAGATCGGCCAACAGATACTGGACCACTTTGGGCTTTCGCCCGATTTAATATCAAAATCCAATCGAGGCAACCACCCCGAACATTCCCGACGCCAAGAAAACCTGACCCTAGACCTTCAACCTTTGGCAGGCAGATTGAAAACGCGTCCTCAACCATTCTCAGAACAACTGGAGTCGCTGATCGTACCCAAGCAATTTCGAGTGTGGTACAACTCCATTTGATAAAACAAGTCCATGACTCCACAAGAACTCCACGTTCTCCCCGATTCCACTCAAACCGCAGCCCAAAACATGGCTCACGATTTTCTGCTGCTCAATCGCTACCCGGACGTGAACGCGCTAAGGATCCGTCACTATGACTGGATTCGCCCTGCATTTACTTTTGGAATGAGCCAAACTTACAACTATGCCTTGTCTGAAGTCTCGGATTCCAGCGCTGAGATCTGCCGGCGTCCTACTGGGGGCGGTGTGGTCAATCACCTTGAGGACTGGACCTATTCACTCGTGATACCAGCAAGCCACCCACTTGCCCGGTCGCAACCCTCTGAAAGCTACCGCTCTGTCCACGACTGCATCGTGTCCTCCATGCATGAGCAAGGAGTGGAAGTAATTTTGAATTTCGCCTCGCCGGAACATACGGCGCCCAGCGTATGCTTCGAAAAGCCCGAGGTATACGACATCGTCCTTAGAAACCTTCCCACAAAAGTAGCGGGCGCCGCCCAAAAACGCTCCAAAAAGGGCTATCTGCTGCAAGGCTCCATCTGTAGACCCGCATTGCCAGATCTCGACTGGACCCAATTTTACAACGACTTTATCCAGTCGCTTTCTCGTCTCGCTGGCGCAGAAACCCAATTTAGATCATGGCCTGATTGGGACGAGTTGGAGGAAGAACAGCTCATCGAGCGTTTCGAGTCGGAAGAATGGAACCAGAGGCGTTGATCTAGCTGCCTCATCCGTTGCCTTCCAATCCACGTTGAACAATGCCTGGCCTATTTCCTCGCCACCCCAAAAAGACGAAAATTCGGTGAATCAACGGCAAGAGCCTATTCAACAAATGAATGGGTTTGGGCGAAAGAACGCTCGATCACCTTCATCGGCCATCACTCGGATCTGTCGGCCATACGCAAAATAGGGACATAATCGGTCACGGTAACTAAACCAGCCCCTGGATGTCCCGATCTACTTACCTAGTTAAATAGATTCTCCTAAGTAAAAACCATAATACCCGAAAAGCGGCTTGCCGGCAGTTCCTAACGGGAAGACATTCGATTTGCCATGCCACGTCCCTTATTGACTCGATCTGGTCAAGCAAGCAGCAATAAATAGTACATACTGTAACGAACGCATCGAGATATTTGAATTAAGCTCCGCCATCTCATGCGGGTGTTCCTCCGTATCAAATCGGTTCAATTGTACCGAACGAAGAGACACATTCATTCCTATCAACATCCACCTTAACTCCTTTCTATGCGATACTCCCTCCTTTTTTCACTCCTTCTTCCTTTAATCGCTTCAGCCTCAATAGACCCCCACATTCCCTCCCACTGGACCGAGGGCTACGTCGTAGCCAACAACATCCGTATCCATTACTGGCGCACAGGCGGAGACAAGCCTCCCATGGTTCTAGCCCACGGTTACTCCGATGATGGACTGTGCTGGACAGCGGTAGCGCAAGAGCTGGAAGACCAGTATGATGTGATTTTGCCTGATGCACGAGGCTTTGGACGCACGGATCCACCCTCCCAAACGGAACCGGCCGATGTGCAGGTAGAGGATCTAGCGGGATTCATATCGGCTCTTGAACTGGAGAAGCCAATCCTCATGGGCCACTCCATGGGAAGTTCTTCAGTGGCCTGGTTTTCAGCACGTTATCCGGATATCCCCCGAGCATCCATATTGGTCGACCCTCGACTAGTGCCACGTACACCGAAAGCGCAAGCTGCACGCAACTCTGTGCCCATGGAGAATCGGGTTCAGGCTATTCTAAATAGAAACAACACCAACTACCGAGAACTCTTCGACTCTCAAAAGGTGCGCAATCCCCACTTTAGTTTTCTAGAGCTCCACTTCTGGGCATTGTCCAAACAACAGTACCATCCCAACACCGCTTATCGAAGTCTAGACGACCGTCCTCAAGCGAGCGACCTCTTTGCCAAGACCTCCTGCCCGACGCTAATTCTGAAAGCAGACGATCAAGGAGAGCTTCGTGCAGGCAACGAATCGGTTGCCTCGAACCTGAAGAATGGCGAACTTGTCCACATAGAGGGTGCTGGCCACAGCGTCCACCGAGATCAGCCAGAAAGGTTTCACCTAGCCCTGAACGCATTCCTCTCAAAACTTTAAGGGAATTGGTAAAAGGGGCAACCCAATCTCACCATTTAGTATCCATGTATCAAATACAGTATTCGCCTAAGGCAAGCAATTGAACTTCCTATCAACCTGCCCTCCGTATCTAATCGGAACAGTTGAATTTCCTATCAACAACTTTGGTTTTGGCCAGTACATTAGAGATTAAGATATGATTTCCACAAAATACAAATGTATCTATATTCAAATTTCATTCTATAACCTTCATAACACCACGCATTACTAAGTGATGACCTGGGAAGGTACAAACATACTCATAATCTCCCACCGTTGAAGGTGCTTTGAATTCGATTAGTTGCTCTTCATTCTGCTCAAGGAGCCTCGAGGCAAAAATAACTTTTTCGCTTTCTGGAATATAACCGAGTTCAAGGCCAGATGCACCCATCGCAATCGCAGCTGAACCAACCTCATCTGCTGCTCCCGGTGCTACCATGACCAAATTATGATTCATCATATCGGGGTTCGAAAATATGAGCCTAATATTTGCTGCTCTCTTCACGGCAAATTCATCCAAATCGAATCTCATCTCACCCGCTACGGCAGATATTCTAATTTCGTCATTAACGACCAAAGTCTCTGGCTTCCCCCAAAAATCAGTAAAGCTTGGTCCTATCACTCTTTTAAGCTGACGAGCTTCGCGCTCAGATATATCCGATCGTTCAATCTTGCCTGCTCGCAACGCTGCGAATAACGTCATCGCACCGCTCCTTTCAGTGCCTAGGATTTTTACCGCAATATCTTTTTCCAATTCATTAAAATGGTCGTATCGTTTTATTATTTCCTCGGATCGGCTTTCATTCTCGTAAAACGCAACCGTTGTTAGGGCAACTTCTCTCAAGGCTGGATCGTCAAGTGCGTCGACTATTGTCTTGTATGCAGGCCGATATAAGTCCCTGCCGAATCCTTTGAGAATTTCTCTCCTTTCTTCGAAACCTGTCTCTTCCTGAACATACTGTGCAAGACGAGCTTGGCCAACCTTAACACTGCCAAATAATTCTGCGAGAGCCATCGCTAGTTTGCGTTCTTTTACATCCCCAGATTTCATTAGCTTCTCTTCAATAGAAGCCCATTGCCTAGGAGATTCAGAATACATATGACCTTTGAGGCCTTCGTGAAATCCCTCAAGAAGCTGTACCCTCCTTTCCGAGTTATCCGATCTTTCGATTGCAGCAACCACAAGATCTGCAGCTCCAGCCGCGATTGCTCGCCGTGCAATAAATTTTGAAACCATCGGAATCTCACTTTCCAGAGCTAGATTCAATGCCACCTCAGCGGAGCTTTCCACGCCTCCCTCTAACCCGTACCAAATCATTTTTGGCAAGTTATGATCATCCGAATCCCCCGCGTGGCTCAGCAATCCTTCCGCAACTTTCCATACGCGATTAGACGGGATGCGTTGCAGAGCGGATGCCAAATACAAGCGGACCACCGGCGAAGGATCCTCTACCGCCATGGTCTCAAACCGATTTAATGCCATTTGACCTGGATTGAAATCCTCGCAGAGCAGTTGAATAGCCCAAGCTCGAATGTGTGCATCCTTGTGATCCAACAAATGCGTTAGCTGGTTTCGATTTAACCCGTTGGTAACATGCAATGCCCATAGTGAACGCAACTTTCGCCCTTCGTCGGGCCCAGCTTCGAATTGATCCCACAATTTATCATGAATATGTTCTGACAACTTTCCTTCGAATGCCCGTTCCTGCAGGATTACGCGTGCCCTCCGCACATACCAATCGTTGCGATGCATTTGCAATTCGACCAACTTATCGTCAGAATATGTAGCAATATCGAATCCTACTGGGGTTCTTGTTCCTGGGGGAGCTACTCTGTAAATACGCCCCGTATCTTTGTAGAGCACTTCCCCTCCGCAAATATCCGGGTCGTGCCAATCGAGCATGTAAACCGCTCCCTCAGGGCCAATCTCTATGCTAAACCCCACCCATTGCGGGTCGTTGGCCATTACAGTCTCATCGCCATCCCTACCGATGAATCCAGAACCGCTCGGCTCCAGTATGTCCGTCAGAAGTGCATGCTCATGGATATTGGCCATGAATACACGATTATGATACCTTTCCGGGAACGTATCCGCTAAATATATACGAGCTCCGCCATGGGCAGAACGATGCCTGTGATCCGCTATCGTCTTTATGTCCGAATAGACATGAGGATTGATATGCCGGCCACCCTGACGATGATAAATTCCTCCAGGAATGACGTGCCACAAATGCGGGATCACACAAGCCGTAATGAAAGCTTGTCCGTGATCATCAAAATCGACTCCCCAAGGATTACTAAACCCGTGGGCAACCACCTCGAAACGGTCTTTTATTGGGTGATAACGCCAGACGCCTCCATCGATATAGGTTGGATCTTCCGCCTCGAATTCTGCGGGGAAAGCTTCCCCATGCTGATAGATCCGCCCTCCGCCTGCTGGTTTACCCACCATCGAGGGTGTAGCGAAGCCCTGGCAACCGTAAAGCCACCCATCGGGCCCCCAGATAAAGCTATTAAGAACTTCATGACGATCGCGAATACCCCAACCACTCAAGCGGATCTCGATATTATCTATATCCGCCTTGTCGTCGCCATCTCGATCCGGAACAAAAAGTAGATTCGGTGGAGCACCAAGCCACAAACCGTTGAATCCCCATGCCATGGCAGCTGGGAAAGGAATGTTTTCCATAAAGACTTTCTTAGAATCCATGACACCATCACCGTCTTCATCCTCTAGTATCAAGATCCGGCTGTTTCCATCTGCTGAGAACCCCGTTCGACGCGTTTCGTAATCACGGTTTTCCGCAACCCACAAACGGCCTCGGTCATCCCAGCAAAAAGCCATTGGCTGAGTGATTTCGGGCTCCGATGCGTAAAGGTTGACTGCCAATCCATCTGCTACAGTCATTTTCTCGACCGCTTCCGGACCCGACAAAAACTCCGCGTTGCGACCCTCTTGCTTGGCGAGATTCCAAAGTGCCCAGTTACCTCCTTGACCAGTGTAGGTTTTCCACTGATCGTTGACCGTAATGCTATCGAACTCACCACCGTATACGACAAGCTGATGCTTAAAAGTTTCTTTTTCGCCCTTCTTAATACTCCAATTTCCCATACGAGAGGGAGCCGGACCAATTCCTAACTGTCGATCAACTCGCCACTTTTGCGGAAAATTACGGTTTTCTGGATGATCGAAAATTGCAATGTGCCCCCAGTCATCGCGTCCCTCGATTTCCATGCCTACATCCACCCACACTGATCTTTGTCCCTCGGCACGCTCATTTTTCTGACGAGAGCTGTTTACTGCCATTCCATCGGTTTCCCCTCGCTTGTATGGCATTCTTAGGAAAAGACCTCCGTAGTTGTATTCGTCAAAATCGAGATCGACTAAGGCCTCGCCCGTCCAAGTCAAATCGATGAAATACTGTTTGTTGTTATCTCGCATCGACCAGATCTGTGATTCTCGCATAATCGATTTCCCAGACTCGTCGAGTAGAACGTACACGGTCTCCCACTCAACCACATTTCCCTCGCTGGCAATGATCCGACTGCTCTCCCGCTTCCAATATCCATTCGCTGGATTATGAAAGAAATCCCGTCCATTGATGCGAGTAAACCCCCAATACAAACCAGTTTGATGCGGATGATGACCAGGACTGTATTCTGTTAGAACGCCCTGGCCATCAGGTGATACGATCGGATGAATGTAAGGACGATGATCATCTCTGCTATGCTGAATCAAAATCGCATCCGAACTCCCGTCGCGAAAAACAGACAAAGTTTGTCCATCTTCTTCTTGGACAACGTGTAAAGCGTCCGCACACAAATGACGGCTGAAAGCTAGTATTACCAGATATGCAATTATTCGAGAGGTTCTCATGATTTTAAAGTCGGTTAGCGAGCTACGAGTCTCTATTATGGACTATAAAACCGATGTCTTGGGTCAACAGCTTTGTAATTCGAATTTGTCGGTAAATTTTTAGATTTCCTGATTCCCGCTTTCTGTCAGCTTGCTTTGCATAATTACCGACGGAACAATTTTCCTATCAACCCCCTCCGAATCAAATCGGAACAATTGAATTTCCAATCAACAACGGAAGACGAAAAGCACCGCATCCGCGGGCGGGCCGAACAAGGAATCGGAATTCGATTAAGTTGAGGGTGGTATTTAAACAACGCTCGCTTAGCTCACTTGATCCGGGCGATATCCGGGCAGGATCCGCTCCAGAGTCGCGGGTAGGATTTTATAATATCAACCACAGCCTTATGCCTTAGTCCTCATTGCCCTTGTTCGTCAAAGTCCGAATGAAAAACGCTTCCCGAGAGCGGCGCGACTCTTGCAGATGCTGCACATAAGCGCCGTGGCCGGTGCCGTCGTCATATCGTACATAGGTGATGTCTTTGGTGCCAATTTCTCGCAAGGCCTTAACGTATTCATCCAACTGTGACACAGGAGCCATTCTCGTGTCGGCAGAACCGTGTATAAAGAAAAGGGGCGGTGTATCCGCACTGACGTAGCTCATCGCATGCAGCTTCGTCACGTCTTGACCGCCCCCTTTCCCTCTCCTAAAACGGGGCTTCGTCGGTGTTGAACTGCAATGGGCTGACTGGACCCGACTCGAAAACTCCTGATAGGGACCGTCGCCTTCGAGCCCTGCAGATTTGGGACAAATTGCCAGCAGCAAGGCCAAGTGAGCCCCAGCGGAGTTTCCGGCTGCGCCAATGCGGTTGGGATCGACGTTGTACTGTTCCGCGTGAGCCCGCAACCAGCGGACCGCGCACTTCACATCCTCGACGCAAGCGATCTTGTCCAAATCAAGCCGGTAGTTTAGGGAAATGGAAACGAAGCCTTTCGTAGCGTACCCTAATGAGGTTTCAATGCCCTGGCCGCGCTTGTCACCTCTAACCCACCCACCTCCATGGATATATATGATGGCCGGCAGTCGTCCATCGCGACGATCTTCCGGCATGGCAAGGTCAAGCTTCCATGCGTCATTTCCTTCTCGATACGAGATATCTGGAAAAACAATCACACCCTCTGGAGCCAGCTCCACAAGCTCTTCGTCCGAAATCGGCTGATTGACGGCCGCAGGCGACTGCCCATGACCCGTTTCAGAAAAAATAACGCACAGCAATGAAACAAGAAGCACCAGGTGAACCTTCATGACGTCCCAATACAGTCTCTGTTCGATCATAGAAAAATTAGCTTTTTATTAAATCAAATTTAGAACCGTCTCAATATTCTCATTCAGGCCAACTTTCCGCACTCTCAATGAGTTTCCATGAGGTCAGGGTGGCATCCGTATCGCTCAGCCTTCCCAATCTCATATCTCTTCTTAAATGACTGGGGCCACCCGCCTTTGAGCCTTCGCCGCCGGCTACTGAAAACCCCAATTCAGGGTTATCGACCAGGACAAGCGCACCTTCTTTGGTAAGTTTAAAGCGCTGCAAAGGGGAGTCGCTCGGCTCTTTGAGTAATAGAGTAGCGCCCTGCTTCGCGCTTGCCGCTTGGATACAAAGTCCGTACTCGCTGGCGTAGATTTGCCCTTTAGATGGGTAATCCATGGTCCACATTTCATCAGCTGATCCAAATCGCTTCAGCGTGTGAGCCATCAACGGCGCCTGCAGCTGTACGTTTTGCCGAAAACCTGGTATATCCACGCAATAGAACTCTGGCTCGTCAAGCGGGTCCACCAATCGGATCATCACCGGATCCGGTTCTGCAACGATATTGTTTGTGAATGAAAGTAGTATCGGGAGCAGGGATAAGATCGGTCTCATAAGTAGATACTGACATTCTTTCCCAATCAATCAAGCTCAGTTACAAAAACTAGCCGCATCTAAACGACTGTCCGATAAATCAGAATGTGCCTCCGAGCTAGCATTTTTCTTTTCGGCAAGGCGTAGGCGAGGTGCCAATGCCTGCAGGGCCTTGGCCTTCGGCTGCAACACAGCCATAAACGGAAAAGGACGCTGCCCCTAGTGGGTTTCCAACCAGACGGGACCGCGTCGCGTTGAACGCATAGCGGATAGCCATTCCATGGATACCCCGCAATGTACACGCCTTGCGACAGACTAATCTGGACGAAAACGACCCAAAATCTGATTTGTTGGACAGTCTCTAAGACTTCTAAAGACCACAAAGAAGCCAGAGCCTTAACTGTGCCAACTATCTAATTTAGGATCCTGAGAACCTACAGGACCTTCCTTTTAGATCGCCATCCGGCTAGCAGGGT
Coding sequences within it:
- a CDS encoding SDR family oxidoreductase, whose protein sequence is MKIILTGASGLLGHAFAQAAKRRKHEVIGIVGSYAVPIAGLSQQKAIDLNDLAVLERFVLEQFPDAIVNCAAMSIPALCESDPSASERINVLVPEKLALLSRHLFARFIHISTDQVFDGASVPYFIGDPPNPSSIYSMHKAESEKRALDMASEFASIIRIPILNGNSPRGNRSLHEQLIAAWSRGEKAHLFTDEYRQPCLSDNLADAMVELCERNDLQGLLHWAGADPLSRFEIGQQILDHFGLSPDLISKSNRGNHPEHSRRQENLTLDLQPLAGRLKTRPQPFSEQLESLIVPKQFRVWYNSI
- a CDS encoding alpha/beta fold hydrolase; amino-acid sequence: MRYSLLFSLLLPLIASASIDPHIPSHWTEGYVVANNIRIHYWRTGGDKPPMVLAHGYSDDGLCWTAVAQELEDQYDVILPDARGFGRTDPPSQTEPADVQVEDLAGFISALELEKPILMGHSMGSSSVAWFSARYPDIPRASILVDPRLVPRTPKAQAARNSVPMENRVQAILNRNNTNYRELFDSQKVRNPHFSFLELHFWALSKQQYHPNTAYRSLDDRPQASDLFAKTSCPTLILKADDQGELRAGNESVASNLKNGELVHIEGAGHSVHRDQPERFHLALNAFLSKL
- a CDS encoding lipoate--protein ligase family protein; protein product: MTPQELHVLPDSTQTAAQNMAHDFLLLNRYPDVNALRIRHYDWIRPAFTFGMSQTYNYALSEVSDSSAEICRRPTGGGVVNHLEDWTYSLVIPASHPLARSQPSESYRSVHDCIVSSMHEQGVEVILNFASPEHTAPSVCFEKPEVYDIVLRNLPTKVAGAAQKRSKKGYLLQGSICRPALPDLDWTQFYNDFIQSLSRLAGAETQFRSWPDWDELEEEQLIERFESEEWNQRR
- the sixA gene encoding phosphohistidine phosphatase SixA, with amino-acid sequence MEQTLYLVRHAHAGAFQPDSERPLSVKGKKQIERISSALREKGLIEPSAIWHSPYLRAIETATLLHEGLGLSVGLETIDGITPFDDPSKIAECIDPSNEDIMVVGHEPNLSSLASLLLSGSQSFQCIVFPKTSILSLTRLKVSDQSTPWQINWHISHRHFK
- a CDS encoding alpha/beta hydrolase — its product is MIEQRLYWDVMKVHLVLLVSLLCVIFSETGHGQSPAAVNQPISDEELVELAPEGVIVFPDISYREGNDAWKLDLAMPEDRRDGRLPAIIYIHGGGWVRGDKRGQGIETSLGYATKGFVSISLNYRLDLDKIACVEDVKCAVRWLRAHAEQYNVDPNRIGAAGNSAGAHLALLLAICPKSAGLEGDGPYQEFSSRVQSAHCSSTPTKPRFRRGKGGGQDVTKLHAMSYVSADTPPLFFIHGSADTRMAPVSQLDEYVKALREIGTKDITYVRYDDGTGHGAYVQHLQESRRSREAFFIRTLTNKGNED
- a CDS encoding PVC-type heme-binding CxxCH protein; this translates as MRTSRIIAYLVILAFSRHLCADALHVVQEEDGQTLSVFRDGSSDAILIQHSRDDHRPYIHPIVSPDGQGVLTEYSPGHHPHQTGLYWGFTRINGRDFFHNPANGYWKRESSRIIASEGNVVEWETVYVLLDESGKSIMRESQIWSMRDNNKQYFIDLTWTGEALVDLDFDEYNYGGLFLRMPYKRGETDGMAVNSSRQKNERAEGQRSVWVDVGMEIEGRDDWGHIAIFDHPENRNFPQKWRVDRQLGIGPAPSRMGNWSIKKGEKETFKHQLVVYGGEFDSITVNDQWKTYTGQGGNWALWNLAKQEGRNAEFLSGPEAVEKMTVADGLAVNLYASEPEITQPMAFCWDDRGRLWVAENRDYETRRTGFSADGNSRILILEDEDGDGVMDSKKVFMENIPFPAAMAWGFNGLWLGAPPNLLFVPDRDGDDKADIDNIEIRLSGWGIRDRHEVLNSFIWGPDGWLYGCQGFATPSMVGKPAGGGRIYQHGEAFPAEFEAEDPTYIDGGVWRYHPIKDRFEVVAHGFSNPWGVDFDDHGQAFITACVIPHLWHVIPGGIYHRQGGRHINPHVYSDIKTIADHRHRSAHGGARIYLADTFPERYHNRVFMANIHEHALLTDILEPSGSGFIGRDGDETVMANDPQWVGFSIEIGPEGAVYMLDWHDPDICGGEVLYKDTGRIYRVAPPGTRTPVGFDIATYSDDKLVELQMHRNDWYVRRARVILQERAFEGKLSEHIHDKLWDQFEAGPDEGRKLRSLWALHVTNGLNRNQLTHLLDHKDAHIRAWAIQLLCEDFNPGQMALNRFETMAVEDPSPVVRLYLASALQRIPSNRVWKVAEGLLSHAGDSDDHNLPKMIWYGLEGGVESSAEVALNLALESEIPMVSKFIARRAIAAGAADLVVAAIERSDNSERRVQLLEGFHEGLKGHMYSESPRQWASIEEKLMKSGDVKERKLAMALAELFGSVKVGQARLAQYVQEETGFEERREILKGFGRDLYRPAYKTIVDALDDPALREVALTTVAFYENESRSEEIIKRYDHFNELEKDIAVKILGTERSGAMTLFAALRAGKIERSDISEREARQLKRVIGPSFTDFWGKPETLVVNDEIRISAVAGEMRFDLDEFAVKRAANIRLIFSNPDMMNHNLVMVAPGAADEVGSAAIAMGASGLELGYIPESEKVIFASRLLEQNEEQLIEFKAPSTVGDYEYVCTFPGHHLVMRGVMKVIE
- a CDS encoding NAD-dependent epimerase/dehydratase family protein — its product is MSATFSVSSIEIAGDAGRYLTLLSDTQASVPMPMPEKALTFQSLAPRRVLVTGASGFLGGNLIQRLLDQGCAVKGLCRRPQPKLEALGVKMFYVDLADAKSVRNACQEADTVFHTAAKVGIWGEYREFHDANVIGTQSIVNGCRDFEVSKLIYTSTPSVVFNAEAISGANESLPYGDGIPCHYPTTKVIAEKAVLAAHGLPPGNLKTVALRPHLIWGPGDPNLIPRVLDRGRKGKLRIVGEGNNRVDLSYIDNIVDAHLSAEAALDKLENNPGGKAYFISNDEPVLLWEWINGLLNRNGISTIKKKISLAQAQRAGAVLELIWKALRLRGEPPMTRFVASELAKDHWFDIAAAKRDLDYHPRVSMAEGMNRLLKASALASD